In a single window of the Magnolia sinica isolate HGM2019 chromosome 7, MsV1, whole genome shotgun sequence genome:
- the LOC131250607 gene encoding uncharacterized protein At2g29880-like: MSRNAKASSSGRKAQINWTSYMDECMANALVEEVSLGKKSDNAFREASMNKVAKIVMETFSVQVDGEKCRNRLRTFKKKYNLAKLALSKSGFGWDEERKCITAEPDVWDEFIKAKPEAIHIRNKPFPLLAQFDIICGDDSATGNAARTTSDLEEEVLHSSHYMDDIPLSSYPSGSYTPFAPPDDVYSDGTQGQYQYGEGSGQRDVRNSAPRPLKKKKNASIASTVIEKFERMQETMDEYVSFKTKTAGRLWDELENMTTIDSDMMYRAYTFLAERPHFASTFLDHVSPIQRNEWLERMIP; this comes from the exons ATGTCACGAAATGCAAAGGCAAGCAGCAGTGGCCGAAAGGCACAAATTAATTGGACATCATATATGGATGAATGTATGGCAAACGCCTTAGTTGAGGAAGTATCGCTGGGAAAAAAATCTGACAACGCTTTTCGAGAAGCTAGTATGAATAAAGTAGCAAAAATTGTGATGGAGACATTTTCTGTGCAAGTGGATGGAGAAAAGTGCAGGAATCGATTACGAACGTTTAAAAAGAAATATAACTTGGCAAAGCTTGCACTTAGCAAAAGTGGCTTCGGTTGGGATGAAGAAAGAAAATGTATTACCGCCGAACCAGACGTTTGGGATGAATTCATCAAG GCAAAACCTGAAGCTATTCATATCAGAAACAAACCATTCCCACTGCTAGCTCAGTTTGATATTATATGTGGGGACGATTCTGCTACCGGGAACGCAGCACGAACTACATCCGATCTTGAGGAAGAAGTCCTCCATTCATCTCATTACATGGATGACATCCCATTGTCCTCATACCCCTCTGGATCATATACACCATTTGCACCACCCGATGATGTATATTCCGACGGAACACAAGGTCAATATCAATATGGCGAAGGAAGTGGTCAAAGGGATGTGAGAAACTCTGCTCCAAggccattaaagaagaagaagaatgcctCTATTGCATCAACTGTTATTGAAAAGTTTGAACGCATGCAGGAAACAATGGATGAATATGTTTCATTCAAAACTAAAACAGCAGGAAGACTATGGGATGAGTTGGAGAATATGACAACCATTGATTCTGACATGATGTATAGGGCCTACACATTCCTTGCGGAAAGACCGCATTTTGCTTCTACATTTCTAGATCATGTAAGTCCTATTCAAAGGAATGAATGGTTGGAGAGGATGATTCCctag
- the LOC131250605 gene encoding serine hydroxymethyltransferase, mitochondrial-like: protein MHASSNHFSFQLEKSAALFRPKLIVAGASAYACLYDYARIRKVCDKQKAVLLADMAHISGLVAAGVIPSPFDYADVVTTTTHKSLRGPRGAMIFFRKGLKEINKKGEELD, encoded by the exons ATGCATGCAAGCTCAAATCATTTTTCATTCCAGTTGGAGAAAAGTGCTGCGCTCTTCCGCCCGAAATTAATAGTTGCTGGTGCAAGTGCTTACGCATGCCTTTATGATTATGCACGCATTCGCAAG GTCTGTGACAAGCAGAAAGCTGTCCTGTTGGCAGATATGGCTCACATCAGTGGGTTGGTTGCAGCAGGTGTTATCCCATCTCCATTTGATTATGCAGATGTTGTGACAACAACTACTCACAAATCCCTTCGTGGGCCACGTGGGGCCATGATCTTTTTCAGGAAGGGGTTAAAAGAGATTAACAAAAAAGGGGAAGAG CTAGACTAG
- the LOC131250606 gene encoding uncharacterized protein LOC131250606: MDSDSEMDFHMMSTMTTACALMTIWLDKNNMLEESQEHQRNWTGAQAANAIINGPGPTCFNYIRMHKDAFFSLRDMIQEKSNLRGTFGVSLEEELVIFLHIISHNIKNRVMQHHFNHSGETISRHFNRMLNAVVLLQRDIIKPPRNGVPPEIMNSTRFFPYFKDCVGAIDCSHIPAMISIKEQAKWRNRKGFISQNVLASCSFDLTFQYVLAGWEGSASDSRILADALNKYYLVDAGFANAPGFLAPFRGVRYHLKEFRQGCQPRTKEELFNLRHSSLRNAIERAFGVLKARFPILKIASGYPLNTQVNIVAACCILHNHIINEKRDQELDFENNNDIGNGEDESEMHEDEGNESSEDENECDFRNESAAARREKQRWREFRLGLASAMWESYKLEQNIN, encoded by the exons ATGGATTCGGATTCTGAGATGGATTTTCATATGATGTCTACAATGACTACGGCTTGTGCATTAATGACTATTTGGCTTGATAAAAACAATATGTTAGAAGAATCACAAGAACATCAACGAAATTGGACAGGCGCACAGGCTGCGAATGCGATTATTAATGGACCGGGGCCAACATGTTTTAACTACATTCGTATGCACAAAGACGCTTTCTTTAGCCTTCGTGATATGATACAAGAAAAGAGTAACCTACGAGGCACATTTGGCGTATCACTGGAAGAAGAGTTAGTAATTTTTCTTCATATAATTAGCCATAATATTAAGAACCGTGTCATGCAACATCATTTTAACCATTCTGGGGAAACAATTAGTCGTCACTTTAACAGAATGCTTAATGCAGTTGTACTTTTACAACGCGATATTATAAAACCACCTAGAAATGGTGTACCACCCGAAATAATGAATAGTACGAGATTTTTCCCGTACTTTAAGGATTGTGTTGGAGCCATAGACTGCTCACATATTCCAGCGATGATCAGTATAAAAGAGCAAGCCAAGTGGCGTAATCGAAAGGGATTTATTTCCCAAAATGTGTTAGCAAGCTGCTCTTTTGATTTAACATTTCAATATGTACTAGCGGGGTGGGAGGGATCGGCTTCAGATTCACGAATACTGGCAGATGCTCTTAA CAAATATTACTTAGTAGATGCTGGTTTTGCGAATGCGCCGGGCTTTTTGGCACCATTCCGTGGCGTTCGGTATCATCTAAAAGAATTTAGGCAAGGTTGTCAACCTAGGACAAAGGAAGAGTTGTTTAATCTTCGTCATTCCTCATTGCGGAATGCTATAGAACGCGCTTTTGGAGTATTGAAGGCACGATTTCCCatattgaagattgcttcaggcTATCCTTTAAATACACAAGTCAATATAGTCGCTGCATGTTGTATCCTACATAATCATATTATCAATGAAAAACGTGATCAAGAGCTTGATTTTGAAAATAACAATGATATTGGTAATGGTGAAGATGAAAGTGAGATGCATGAAGATGAAGGTAATGAGAGTAGTGAAGATGAGAATGAATGCGACTTCCGAAATGAATCTGCGGCTGCTaggagggaaaaacaaagatggaGGGAATTTCGACTTGGACTTGCGTCGGCTATGTGGGAATCATATAAGCTAGAACAAAACATcaattag